From Haloglomus litoreum, the proteins below share one genomic window:
- a CDS encoding MmgE/PrpD family protein — MSADATDGAATRTEDGATDADESGTVEVQAEDLPFVAEAAEWAATLRFGRIPAPVRRAAGAQLTSTVGAAVWTLDHPIGDRILDTVRAEFPEDWGPSATLPGAGPMPVRGACYGTAALAMAMDFDDTVLGGHTGHSAALVPYLFAEANAADLDYPGRRALRGHVAANEIAARIASAAAVGPFRGQQTAYVHSVGAAVARGVVEGDDAETLADAIAIALGQPPWPLVPDFLGSDAKVLSAAEPTLAGLSAVSAARNGLTGNEDVVTAEDGFLDEFSDLPLPEFLGGLGERWHTRAVTVKPYPGCAYVTAPVHAALRVRKRVREAVAATATDTAAPLTAQVTGIRVDGSLFSHEVDSLASRYTDRTESPLASLNFSIPYNVAVALRDGEHTPRQLRPERVGDEAVWELADRVSIEHDPAFTMRALESEVPLGAMLRRVGWKVIPYAAKSVGPVTTLKNLPTLLRFVRKRPLPEDLSGADKAMGARVTVRLADGREFSETVEHPPGFAGRALDETRAIARRKLSEAMLARGAARDDAERVAREVRDVHETDATLADVDAVLGP, encoded by the coding sequence ATGTCGGCCGACGCCACCGACGGCGCCGCGACCCGGACGGAGGACGGGGCCACCGATGCCGATGAGTCGGGCACGGTCGAGGTCCAGGCGGAGGACCTGCCGTTCGTGGCCGAGGCCGCCGAGTGGGCGGCCACCCTCCGGTTCGGGCGCATCCCGGCGCCCGTGCGGCGGGCAGCGGGCGCACAGTTGACCAGCACCGTCGGCGCCGCGGTCTGGACGCTCGACCACCCCATCGGCGACCGGATTCTCGACACCGTGCGCGCCGAGTTCCCCGAGGACTGGGGGCCGTCGGCGACGCTCCCCGGTGCCGGGCCGATGCCGGTCCGGGGGGCGTGTTACGGCACGGCCGCGCTGGCGATGGCGATGGACTTCGACGACACCGTCCTCGGCGGCCACACCGGCCACAGCGCCGCGCTGGTGCCGTACCTGTTCGCGGAGGCCAACGCGGCGGACCTCGACTACCCGGGCCGGCGGGCGCTGCGGGGCCACGTCGCGGCCAACGAGATCGCGGCGCGCATCGCGAGCGCGGCCGCCGTCGGCCCGTTCCGCGGGCAGCAGACCGCCTACGTCCACAGCGTGGGCGCCGCCGTCGCGCGCGGCGTGGTCGAGGGCGACGACGCCGAGACGCTGGCCGACGCCATCGCCATCGCGCTGGGCCAGCCGCCGTGGCCGCTCGTCCCCGACTTCCTCGGGTCGGACGCGAAGGTGCTCTCCGCGGCGGAGCCGACGCTCGCCGGGCTGTCGGCCGTCTCCGCGGCACGGAACGGGCTGACGGGGAACGAGGACGTCGTGACGGCCGAGGACGGATTCCTCGACGAGTTCTCGGACCTCCCGCTCCCGGAGTTCCTCGGCGGACTGGGCGAGCGCTGGCACACCCGCGCCGTGACGGTGAAGCCGTACCCAGGGTGTGCGTACGTCACCGCGCCGGTCCACGCGGCGTTGCGGGTCCGAAAACGGGTCCGGGAGGCGGTCGCGGCGACCGCGACGGACACGGCGGCACCGCTCACCGCACAGGTCACGGGTATCCGCGTCGATGGCTCGCTGTTCAGCCACGAGGTCGACAGCCTGGCGAGCCGGTACACCGACCGGACGGAGAGCCCGCTCGCCTCGCTCAACTTCTCCATCCCGTACAACGTGGCCGTCGCGCTCCGTGACGGCGAACACACGCCGCGCCAGCTACGCCCGGAGCGGGTGGGTGACGAGGCCGTCTGGGAGCTGGCCGATCGCGTGTCCATCGAGCACGACCCCGCGTTCACGATGCGTGCCCTGGAGTCCGAGGTGCCGCTGGGGGCGATGCTCCGGCGCGTCGGCTGGAAGGTCATCCCGTACGCGGCGAAGAGCGTCGGGCCCGTGACGACGCTGAAGAACCTGCCGACCCTCCTGCGGTTCGTCCGGAAGCGCCCGCTCCCCGAGGACCTCTCGGGCGCGGACAAGGCCATGGGGGCCCGCGTCACCGTCCGGCTGGCCGACGGCCGCGAGTTCAGTGAGACGGTCGAGCACCCGCCCGGGTTCGCCGGTCGCGCGCTCGACGAGACCCGCGCCATCGCCCGCCGGAAGCTCTCCGAGGCGATGCTGGCCCGCGGCGCCGCCCGCGACGACGCCGAGCGCGTCGCCCGCGAGGTGCGCGACGTCCACGAGACCGACGCCACGCTGGCCGACGTGGACGCGGTGCTGGGGCCATGA
- a CDS encoding diacylglycerol/lipid kinase family protein → MTDKADAVARAGDVPTAPEQVGAVVNPTSGDGEGRTLARTFAARYGDGVDEEVTRGPDDVPRATRALAGEVDLLVSVGGDGTLREVASALYAWREETGREPPPLFVVPAGRGNSVYRHLYGEADWRALAARLGEGVVTRPLELTRVETEPPTDARYSVLGVTVGLFRHALDGAERFRALPGPLAYLLGTATATLFADPVAVRVGRSDERLFAGDARLVAVGGGRYRGGTTRLLPDSRPGDGCLHALVLEPVGGREALAIARAAREGNHLDHPAVHYFTGETFDVRAGAGTGSPDGTLPAEIDGTPLPDLTDLHCEVVPGALSVAYPASVAQGGR, encoded by the coding sequence ATGACGGACAAGGCCGACGCGGTCGCGCGGGCCGGCGACGTGCCGACCGCCCCCGAGCAGGTCGGCGCGGTCGTCAATCCGACCTCGGGCGACGGCGAGGGGCGCACCCTCGCACGGACCTTCGCGGCGCGCTACGGCGACGGGGTCGACGAGGAGGTGACCCGAGGGCCGGACGACGTGCCCCGGGCGACCCGGGCGCTCGCGGGTGAGGTGGACCTGCTCGTCAGCGTCGGCGGCGACGGCACGCTCCGGGAGGTCGCGAGCGCGCTGTACGCGTGGCGCGAGGAGACCGGTCGGGAGCCGCCGCCGCTGTTCGTCGTGCCCGCCGGCCGTGGCAACAGCGTCTACCGACACCTGTACGGCGAGGCGGACTGGCGGGCACTCGCGGCACGACTGGGCGAGGGCGTCGTCACGCGGCCGCTCGAACTGACGCGGGTGGAGACCGAGCCGCCGACCGACGCGCGGTACTCCGTGCTGGGCGTGACGGTCGGGCTGTTCCGGCACGCGCTCGACGGCGCGGAGCGGTTCCGCGCGCTGCCGGGGCCGTTGGCGTACCTGCTCGGGACCGCGACGGCGACGCTGTTCGCCGACCCCGTCGCCGTCCGGGTGGGCCGTTCGGACGAGCGGCTGTTCGCCGGCGACGCGCGGCTCGTCGCCGTCGGCGGCGGCCGCTACCGCGGCGGCACGACGCGGCTGTTGCCGGACTCGCGCCCGGGCGACGGGTGCCTGCACGCGCTCGTCCTCGAGCCCGTGGGCGGGCGCGAGGCGCTCGCAATCGCCCGGGCCGCCCGCGAGGGGAACCACCTCGACCACCCAGCGGTCCACTACTTCACCGGAGAGACGTTCGACGTGCGCGCGGGCGCCGGGACCGGGTCGCCGGACGGGACGCTCCCCGCCGAGATCGACGGCACGCCGCTCCCGGACCTGACGGACCTCCACTGCGAGGTCGTCCCCGGGGCGCTGTCGGTGGCGTATCCGGCGTCGGTGGCGCAGGGCGGCCGGTAA
- a CDS encoding NUDIX domain-containing protein — protein MESLHDPQTLLDTPGVAFDEERTVDDPDDFAYYESLAGMLAVGVTSHDGAVLLMESPHGWRLPYGPVEAGADWLAATRRIARQLTGESVDAGGVERVTRHVREHADDEGRETVTLDVVVGAGPVPGRPVAEDPTFDPWENLTVAWFDTVPEDAYHDHGDAVADIRRFLD, from the coding sequence ATGGAGTCCCTCCACGACCCGCAGACGCTCCTCGACACCCCCGGTGTGGCGTTCGACGAGGAGCGGACGGTCGACGACCCCGACGACTTCGCGTACTACGAGTCGCTGGCCGGGATGCTCGCGGTGGGCGTCACGAGCCACGATGGCGCGGTGCTGCTGATGGAGAGCCCGCACGGCTGGCGCCTCCCGTACGGCCCCGTCGAGGCCGGGGCGGACTGGCTGGCGGCCACACGCCGTATCGCCAGGCAGCTGACCGGCGAATCGGTCGATGCGGGCGGGGTCGAGCGCGTGACGCGACACGTCCGCGAACACGCCGACGACGAGGGCCGGGAGACGGTCACCCTCGACGTGGTCGTCGGCGCCGGCCCGGTCCCCGGCAGGCCGGTGGCCGAGGACCCGACGTTCGACCCCTGGGAGAACCTGACCGTGGCCTGGTTCGACACCGTCCCCGAGGACGCGTACCACGACCACGGTGACGCGGTGGCCGACATCCGGCGGTTCCTGGACTGA
- a CDS encoding tRNA uridine(34) 5-carboxymethylaminomethyl modification radical SAM/GNAT enzyme Elp3 yields MSTDTDDDVPPEETEAFQRVVEELAERVLAGDLERDAVESAKLDACSRHGAPKVPRNSDIMDAIPERREELEQVLRRKPVRTASGVSPVAVMTAPHNCPHGQCLYCPGGPDSEFSSAQSYTGDEPAAARGQQNDYDPYGQVTLRLNQLRKIGHPVDKVELIVMGGTMTARSHDYQEWFVKRALEAMNEFDPEAEATPSESESFAPDGVPEFRYLEDVIAENETGDVRCIGVTFETKPDWCDPEQVNRMLALGGTKVEVGVQTTFERVNREMHRGHGVQASMDANRRLRDAAFKVGFHTMPGQPGMSERMVVEDFRQLFSDPAWRPDYLKIYPTLVVDDTVTYDMWRRGEFEPLSSERAAELVAEVMHELPRYVRLQRVQRDIPAGHIEAGVQKSNLRQLAWQVMDERGWECNCIRCREVGMNEETPENVTRDTIEYEAAGGTEQFISYEDFEQDLLVGFCRLRFPDSPVRRELQGAALVRELHVYGNEVGVGQAGDGGDGSHQHQGYGRKLLREAEQRARDAGYSKLSVISGIGVREYYREKLGYFQDGPYVSTYLD; encoded by the coding sequence ATGAGTACGGATACCGACGACGACGTGCCCCCGGAGGAGACCGAGGCGTTCCAGCGCGTCGTCGAGGAACTCGCCGAGCGCGTCCTCGCGGGCGATCTCGAACGCGACGCGGTCGAGAGCGCCAAGCTCGACGCCTGCTCGCGTCACGGCGCGCCGAAGGTCCCCCGGAACAGCGACATCATGGACGCCATCCCGGAGCGCCGCGAGGAACTGGAGCAGGTGCTCCGGCGCAAGCCCGTCCGGACCGCCTCGGGTGTCTCGCCGGTGGCGGTGATGACGGCCCCCCACAACTGCCCGCACGGGCAGTGTCTCTACTGCCCCGGTGGGCCGGACTCGGAGTTCTCCAGCGCACAGAGCTACACCGGCGACGAGCCCGCCGCGGCGCGGGGCCAGCAGAACGACTACGACCCGTACGGGCAGGTCACCCTGCGGCTGAACCAGCTCCGGAAGATCGGCCACCCGGTCGACAAGGTCGAACTCATCGTGATGGGCGGGACGATGACCGCCCGCTCGCACGACTACCAGGAGTGGTTCGTCAAGCGCGCGCTCGAGGCGATGAACGAGTTCGACCCCGAGGCGGAGGCCACGCCCTCGGAGTCCGAGAGCTTCGCGCCCGACGGGGTGCCGGAGTTCCGCTACCTGGAGGACGTCATCGCCGAGAACGAGACGGGCGACGTGCGCTGCATCGGGGTGACGTTCGAGACGAAGCCCGACTGGTGTGACCCGGAGCAGGTCAACCGGATGCTCGCCCTCGGCGGAACGAAGGTCGAGGTCGGAGTGCAGACCACCTTCGAGCGCGTCAACCGCGAGATGCACCGCGGCCACGGCGTCCAGGCCTCGATGGACGCCAACCGCCGCCTGCGCGATGCGGCGTTCAAGGTCGGCTTCCACACGATGCCCGGCCAGCCCGGCATGAGCGAGCGGATGGTCGTCGAGGACTTCCGGCAGCTGTTCAGCGATCCGGCCTGGCGCCCGGACTACCTGAAGATCTACCCGACGCTCGTCGTCGACGACACCGTCACGTACGATATGTGGCGCCGCGGCGAGTTCGAGCCGCTCTCCAGCGAGCGCGCCGCGGAACTCGTCGCCGAGGTGATGCACGAGTTGCCGCGCTACGTCCGTCTCCAGCGCGTCCAGCGCGACATCCCCGCCGGCCACATCGAGGCCGGGGTCCAGAAGTCCAACCTCCGGCAGCTGGCGTGGCAGGTCATGGACGAGCGCGGCTGGGAGTGCAACTGCATCCGCTGTCGCGAGGTCGGGATGAACGAGGAGACCCCCGAGAACGTGACCCGGGACACCATCGAGTACGAGGCCGCCGGCGGCACGGAGCAGTTCATCAGCTACGAGGACTTCGAGCAGGACCTGCTGGTGGGGTTCTGCCGGTTGCGGTTCCCGGATTCACCGGTTCGGCGGGAGCTACAGGGCGCCGCGCTGGTCCGGGAGCTGCACGTCTACGGCAACGAGGTCGGCGTCGGGCAGGCCGGCGATGGTGGCGACGGCTCGCACCAGCACCAGGGCTACGGCCGGAAGCTGCTGCGCGAGGCCGAGCAGCGTGCCCGTGATGCCGGCTACTCGAAGCTCTCGGTCATCTCGGGGATCGGCGTCCGAGAGTACTACCGCGAGAAACTGGGCTACTTCCAGGACGGCCCGTACGTCTCGACGTATCTGGACTGA